tgtgatatagtgcaatatattacccaaaaacacaatcaaagtccctcacTACTCGGCCACcctctcggacattggtctagcatgcatcacgcagcactcagcggttatcctgGTTAGTTcgaagagtttaatttattaaggcttacccttgttatacttgataatatttgtgagtttaaactggTAGGAATCTgcgttaaggcatttttctgcccggaatattattaagggcaagcttacatttaatattcatgcgcaaagtagttgttgaagagaagaaaagtatgtataaagaaataaacttatcttttattaagacaaaggaacagtacagtgtatagtgaaaagctaaaacaagcttacattacaacTAACTATGCaagtgaaaagagaaaaagatgcaATAGAACGAAGAAAAGCCGAAGAAAAAAGGCGCAgatgagaggttggctactgttccaagatgtcgtctaaggaaactattcctcgacgcttctacatgcccataactcaggcagtcAAAGAActcaacttggggcctgcaccggagaagaaaaggtgcagggaacctgacctcaggctaacaccatctacagaaaaggtgcagggagccggaagttggggagcccccgcaaaaatttgcctgctacaaggcagacgacgctgatggcggaaattccttctacAAGGCAGACgacgctgatggcggaaattccttcttctgacataccaaaaatctggcatgaccagaacctgcttcggattttgactaaaagagggaggaataccatcttcctcctgtcaaaacggaggactggcttgaatctgtgccatccttgtccataccatatcaccttgaggattcggtgcctctgaagcgtgcggagaccttcCATTCCCATCCACGCCCCAagcatcttgctttgaggcagtggcactagaaagagggatcgcggatatggaagaaatatggttctgaatGGAACAGGAGaattcatgtgcaagtgaagtgatcccctatcccatttatacccagaagtaaactggtggcatttaattcacgcagcgtcccaaggaacgctacagacaaaatgtctctggctcgatttccaacgtcgtctgcaaccctgaggttaaaggagtctcgagaaggcgcacttCGAATACTGGGatgccaaaaagtaccgcgtgatcaaagactacggaaatgcctcttaatttgtgggcccagtaaattcgcggcccaggcccgttcagcatatgggcccagggacagaactaaggccttgtatggtcctcggactcaagcctatggggaaaccaagtacataaaagaaattttacaagttttggacagaaccaaggccttgtatggtcctcggactcaagcctatggggaaaccaagtacataaaagaaattttacaagttttggacagaaccaaggccctgcatggtcctcggactcaagcctatggggaaaccaagtacataaaagaaattttacaagttttggacagaaccaaggccttgtatggtcctcagactcaagcctatagggaaaccaagtacataaaagaaattttacaagttttggacagaaccaaggccctgcatggtcctcggactcaagcctatggggaaaccaagtacataaaagaaattttacaagttttggacagaaccaaggccctgcatggtcctcggactcaagcctatggggaaaccaagtacataaaagaaattttacaagttttggacagaaccaaggccttgtatggtcctcggactcaagcctatggggaaaccaagtacataaaagaaattttacaagttttggacagaaccaaggccttgtatggtcctcggactcaagcctatggggaaaccaagtacataaaaagaaaatccacaagttttgtacaaaaccaaggccttgcatggtcctcggactcaagcctatggggtaACCAACTGCTCGGATGGGAAAGTCTccggctcaaatactgtaaaatgttaaggccgaTAAAGGTGTTATGATGATGGTGGGAcactccactattcggtagcctaagggggctgttcgtTTTGGCGGATGATATGTCTTTGAATGATTACTTCCTATACCGCATagagcatccagttctaatcccagcattgtttcgggcaagtatcgtTATTCACAGGTACGCATTGCTATGTCAAGCAACTCtgttaaagttatggtgacatctttttatcagcgagtattttggccttatttgtcatcgattcaaatgctatattattgtgccgaacagcgtttgcaaatttaaaaaagaaagagagcatAGAGACggaacatgcgaaataaaataacaacaatttttattaatacgaaaatttattacaacgtacaaaagggggctcaaacaagcctatacaaaatgtgaactgcctaagcaacgataacatccgtagtacagataagtaaacagtcaggcgtcttttaaactcgtcttcaaagtctctccaatctctgcctcaatactgctcatattgcGATAAAagccttctttggaaaaagatgaaggagaaggaaatagtaaggaagaaatcaatgaagaagatggaggagatgaatgaggaagatggaggacatgagtaaagaaggaggagaagaagagagaagagatgaaaagaaagaaaaggagcaaaagagggagaagagaaagcaccagaatggatctggtgctgggaagactaagaaagggaagcggagagggccaccagtgaacaaagagaggaagaagcagagacacttagtccctgcctcgttcctgactcctaacacactggagccatattaggtatgctcgtaagagagcggttggttacgATGATGGgaattctcgactcagtcacgccgaaagtttgacgtgatgagtccctgcttcggattttggctgaaaggaaggggggacaaatcttaagtctccgccatccttgccctgaccgagccatttcgagcttcgTTAAGACAGGGCGTTTCTGGGAAGGGAATGGTTTTTTCATCGCTTACTGCTATGGCGAGTGTATTTCAGGCTAAGGAATAACCGGAAAGTAAAAGTAAACTCCGGAAGGAATTTAAGGGTTTTCAAATCTTAAAGGGATTCATCTGTGGGAGAAACGATTCTTGTTTCTCCTCTTTATATAGGGGACGAAGAGGGGAATACTTAATGTGTTCAGATCCCCGAGGAAGTCTGCAGACAAGAATACACCCGCTCCGTTCCCCCACGCCATCAATAACTGTCGAATCTGGGAAGTCTCGTGAAGGGAAGATATTAAAGACGCGCttcggataaccaaacggcCTAAACGCATCATGAAGAAATTAAGAGGAGCACCTTGTAGACCGGTACACTTCTTGGgtagatgaagagccgccagcgTCAGTCAAAGGCTGAATTAAGTGAGTCACAATAAGGGcctggtattaccaaaaccccccattCCAATCAGGATGTTGGACGgtagggttttgaggggctattgtggggcccaataatttatgggctaGGCCCACTTGCTCGTGGGAAGtctaaaggcccaagccgaaaaaagtaatggcccggagatgcagccgagcacagtttcgtcctcggcagacccaaagcccCGTTGAGGGtaggggtaaaaaaaataataataaaggaataaatatggaaggagatctaaaatatcttgggagaATTATCCCTAcactacccttcccagataaggctctgcacctaacagagctgtattcttcagctttatcaaccatcccccacaattctgggattagactgatgggacaaatatcggTCTAATAAAGGTTggccctacacgtggacgaaggacatcggaCGTAAgttagtataaaagaaaaagtaagtaaaCCTAAAAGGGGGACTCCCATCCCACAtccaaaaaagggagacgatctgggtgagaacatctcaacagcacctgagattacagaaaaaacccatcgtcgggtaaccgggataagaccctaatggtcctcggatcaagtccgaggaggcccatcccataggatgcgacgccgtagggcttagatgttcaagcccaaatcctttttctacacgaattcctctaaaaccaagaccgggcatcgccccgtgaccaacggctagcttttcaagcccactctctacaaatcatattgtgagggatctttcatgcgcgagcccaacatccttattgggccgccaaagaattgtgtccttacagatATTATGTCAAAGGAAGTCTTctataaagaagcaaaacaatGGACCCCTATTTAAATTCTTGGTTTCTCTTaggtatattttttaaattctcaacttttgaattattttgtgtGTATTAGGTTTTGGTTGTTCTATGTATTTAGTTTgtaagtattttgattttttcaattgaCTATCACTATGAACAAACTTGGTTCAAAACATGTCTTTCATATGCTGTAGTGCAATCTGATTCCAAGTTACTTTTTCTTATTCATTGTTAAGACTTTATcaatatttatctatttttatattttaaaattatgtctGTGCTTTGTGCTAATTTCTTAGTATGCGGAATTCCTCCAATATCCTTTTAGATCATTAAATTTAAGGTTCCTATGAACTTTTTCATGACTATATTTCTTCAAAAGTCAAactaaattcaatttaaaattcctCCTATATCATTTTAGACCATTCATAATATTTGGCTAAATTAAATCTATTGGTCCAAATTTCTATGTAAGTCTATctttacttaattttattttcattttagatCATTAAATTTAAGGTTCCTATGAAATTTTTCATGACTATATTTCTTCAAAAGTCAAactaaattcaatttaaaattcctCCTATATCATTTTAGACCATTCATAATATTTGGCTAAATTAGATCCATCGGTCCAAATTTCTATGTAAGTCTATCTTTACttaactttattttcatttttttaaaatgttcaaaaattTGGATTGTTTGTCATTAATGAATTGGGattttagcttattttgttttcaaatgttttaattattattatatatatatatatatattttttttttcatgtgtaatattaatatatgtgtTATTAAAGGTTAAAACACAATATaattaggctgtgtttggttgccgtaaaacgttttccagaaaatacatattttccggaaatgctaatttccggaaaaggaaaatatttttgtgtgtttggttgtatttcaaaaaattttccggaaaatattttctagtgtttggaaaagaaggaggaaaacACAAACCAGAAAACACACAAGCCACAACCTAGAAAAATCGCGGTCtcgccgtcgcgagatcgcgatcaacgtcgCGGTCTCGCGACGGTGCGATCTCGCGTTCGCGATCTCGCggtcgacgcttcgcgagatcgcgccgtcgattgCGATCTCGATCCGGtgcgatctcgcgaaggcgagatcgcgatcgacggcgcgatctcgcgaacaACGCTTcacgagatcgcgccgtcgatcgcgatcttgATCCgacgcgatctcgcgaagcgtcgatcgccgTCGTCGGACTGGTCCGCGCGTGTGGACTGGAGCTCGGACTGGAGATCGGCGCGGACTGGAGCTCGGACTGGTTTTCTCCTCTCGCACGCacgctctctctcttttttcggaaatccattgaagtgaaaatgaaagcAGAAATTCATTTCTgtggtcaaactgaaaatttcggtcaacaggaaatcattttccgaaaaataatgttttccgtgacagccaaacgcacgcattttccggaaattgatttctggAATTGGTTTGAAGCCgattcaaacgcagccttagAGACATTACTCAAGTTGTATAAGTTAGGGTGTTAAccatttgaataaaatcaacactaaaacaaatgatttaaatatcaaaataagaattaaaaatgaaatttattttaggtgtacaaatataattgattttttaatcttaaatttgaattaattattttaggaTAACCTTATTTATGCAAGTATCAGAAAAGATTTAATTGCTTGAGTTCAAATCACCctattcattaataaataaggaattataaaaaaaattataaaattttttattgatcattttaattagagatattatatataaagacaaatatacaaaattatgcattttatgtAATAAGAATCATTCATTtagttagaaacaaaaattctaaaattatgtaataataactcttttagttattatttatatatatatatatatatatatatacagaaaATTCATAACTAAAGCCATGCAACGCATGAGACTTTCActagtattaataaaaatattggttCATCATATTATGggcccaaaaataaaagagatataATAGAAACCTACATTTACACATCCTATATGACTATGCCAGTCTCACACACATAACACACCCAAAATTGACTTCAAGGAActagtaaaattgttttaagaTTTAGCCTCATATTTGTACTACAATGCTCCAATACCATCATGTTTACTAAAACCTAAAACacctctaatttttcttttaatctaaaatttcaGAGATTGAAATATAAAACTTGAAGATGTTCAAAATTGGCGTaagtttttcttctctctccagCTATTAAGGTCATAGCAATATCCTTCTTGTATAAGAGAACCAGGAATTTGGTATTAATTTATCCACATCAGTTTCTCAAAGTGACcacccattaaaaaaatcataaagaaaatttaacaCTTATTTTGTCATAATTATAACTTCACCGAATATTATGGTTTAATCTAATCTGATGCAAGTAGAATTGGTAGGTCATCTCGGACTCAAAGTTCAGTTTAGCCATGTCAGGGAAAGACAATAAGTTAATTAATTGCCAATTCGTAAATTCTTGCCTAAAAGCATTCCCATTAGCCCAGCTAAAATAACATTTACTATATAAAAAAgtgttacatccacaacattttcacgaCATTTTTATAgcaaattttaagtaacaagTTATTTCAGgcttttaatttgaatccactaCTGAAATTACATCCTGTAATAACTTGCTacctaagattttttttttttttagaaacaaacacacacacatagggGAGAGGGAAAgaagttctaacacaaaggtaCATCACAACTCCACTTaaaagccatggtaacttttaaggaatGGTGGGACAATGCTACCtaatatttgttgtgaaaatattgtgaacatatgtgtgtttgtgtatatatatattaacccAAAATTTCCTAACAATACGCCACCAAAGTTTCAATTTACTCTCgaattcttttaatttattgaaaaaattgttattcTCTGACTTAAGCATCAAAAAGGTCTTGGTCGGCACTTGATTGATATCATTTTAATTATGTTGTTTATTGCACAAGTGCTCATTGTTTAGCCTAACCCTACAATTAACTGCATCAACATATTCTATGTTGATTATCTTTTAGAACTAATTTCAGGCACGCACGGGGACTAGCTAGGCAATTGTTGATTCGATTTTGGTCAATTACAAAAGAAATGTTGATTATTTAGTCCGTTCCTAAATGGTCAAAGTATTTAaggtatatatttttttgtcagTGATAAATGTAAATGGAAAATGCTAgaattataaactattttacaatattttttataaattgctgaTGTGATGAGTGGTTATTACcttggtaagtaaaaaagtgatattagtaATAGTCCCAAATGAGAACCAATTAGAATTGCctacatcaacaatttgtaaaaacgttgtaaaatattttgtgatcTTAGCATTACTCTATgagtcatgctaacgagtgtccttagcACAATTATTAACAATccatttagaaaaattttgacactacttttatgggaaatgaaaaaagttgtcaaaatattaatttttttttttttccttttccataaaaactttttttaaatggattgtCAACTATTACCCTAAGAGCATCCGTTAGCATTTCCTACTCCATATAGACCAGGCCTCTCCATAAATGCTTGAAAGATCTATGAGTGGTGAAGAAAGCTGTTACCTGTTCTATTTCGACCTTTCACTTTGATCCCAAACCACGTGATTTGATTAGTGAATTGTGGTAGCCATTATCTGTTGACAactttttgagaaagataataAACTGTTAAAGAAAGATGTTGTACTTAATTAATTGCTATTGTATAATACCCTAGAAAGATCAAATTATATTGTTCATACATTTATATTTAAGTTGATTTGATGCAATGCCAACAAGTCTTTAATGAACTTGATTTTCTGTCTTCAAATTGGAAATGACctcattatttttcttgctaaAAAGTCATTTTTGTTGTGCTACCATAGACCTTTTGATCATCCATTGAAAGTAGTCATCAATCACTTAATTGATCCGTTGTCATTAAActctaatttaatttgttaaatcGATCCTTAATTACAAAATCCATAAGTGGATAAACTACAATAATTTATAGGTAAATGTCACAATCTTTATGTCCAGAAAATACAGATACCAAACATCCTTGTTCCATACAATATCCAGTCACTGGAAAATAATCCATAcatcaaatatataaaaacatctttttttgataaggtttttttaataaggaATATATAAAAACATCTTATTAGATAGCAGAGTAGCTATTTTCATCATCTTCTGCTGGAGACTGAGAAAGAACAGATAATATAACAAAGGCTCCAAATAATATTGTAATAACAGCAGTGAAGTTGACAAGTAAGGCCTCTGAGCCATACTTTGCAAGCCCTGTATTTTCAAGGAAAGTAAGTTTCTCTAAGAATCCTATTGCAGCATTGCCCACAGCCAATGTGAACACAGTAAGTCCAAATACCACATGCCAAGGAACAGAGTCGCTCCTAAGCCCAATAGTCCCTCCAGGGTAGAAGAAGACCAGGAACCCATATAACCActgcaaatttattttctcaatgtTGTTAGGCTGGttttcatgaagaaaattaatgaaatttacaTTAAACACATCTCTATTTGTATGAGTTTTTACTTGAATTATTATGCTGGGTGTTACAATTAGGACAGGTGAGCCCACTTAACTGAGCTTCAATTAACAACAAAGTTTGTGATGGGCCTTGCTTAAAACATGACCTTGTGATTAAAGTTAAAGACTGGACCCTACATTCGAAGCCCAAGCACGTTTCTTTGCCTTTTAGGTACAACATGTGTATAACATTCCAACAAgtatcttttctcttttcctctcaGAAAAGAAAATCGGTAAATCATACTTTTGGTCTTAAAATTGaggataattttgattttggttcttCAATATTAGAAACTTTAGATTTAgttcttcaaatttcaaaaatggaATAATTTAGTTCCTGAAATTAGGATAGTTCGATTTTGATCCTTCAAATATGGAGTTGGTTTGATTTTGGTCCTTCAAATATGTGGTTTgctcaatttggtccctaaaaaATGGGGGTGTCTTAGTCTCCCATTAGtcacataaacaaaaaatatatatgaattgatcaaattgttctcttttttaaattccatttgaaacccaaattttttaaatttaaaggatcaaaatcaaaccaacACTTAATTTTAGTGaccaaaaatgtaatttaccaaaaataaaatctaagcAAGAAGCTAAGAAGCTTTACAATATTGTGTCTTATTAACGGATGTCCTTacaaaaattgttaataaattatttttgaaaagttttgatatcatttttgtaaaaaatataaaaagctttaaaaaaaattattagtttttttcataaaaattttctaacaatattttataaattaatatatgtaaACTTTGTcctacaatatttttactacAGCATAGCATATGGATGATAGAATAAAAGTGTAATTGCCACTTTAGTTCCTAAGGtttgtcctatatatatatatatatatatatatatatatttatttatttatttatttatcccGTGCAAGTAGTTTTACCTGAATACCATAGAGAACAATAATCCCAATTCCAAGCCAGGAATGCAAGCTGTAGAGATTGGCAATCTCGCTCTCATTATGATACTTGAATGCAGTGTAAATTCCCAAAATACCAAGTGCTAGAGCAATGGCATGAAGCACCATATGTATCAACTTCTTCACGTCTTTCCTCAAAGGAAGTGACTTGTAACTAATAATGGCTGCATTTTAATTAATGGCAAATTAATTACCATGCATGTAGGAGAATCTTAGAAAGTAACCTTATTCTATATAGAAT
This Quercus lobata isolate SW786 unplaced genomic scaffold, ValleyOak3.0 Primary Assembly Scq3eQI_1873, whole genome shotgun sequence DNA region includes the following protein-coding sequences:
- the LOC115973246 gene encoding transmembrane ascorbate ferrireductase 1-like, producing the protein MVLGVKAIPFTFVAHVLAILGLVLVLVWTLDFRGGFAWEAPNKSLIFNLHPFLMLVGFIIIGGEAIISYKSLPLRKDVKKLIHMVLHAIALALGILGIYTAFKYHNESEIANLYSLHSWLGIGIIVLYGIQWLYGFLVFFYPGGTIGLRSDSVPWHVVFGLTVFTLAVGNAAIGFLEKLTFLENTGLAKYGSEALLVNFTAVITILFGAFVILSVLSQSPAEDDENSYSAI